A genome region from Populus alba chromosome 3, ASM523922v2, whole genome shotgun sequence includes the following:
- the LOC118054390 gene encoding probable protein phosphatase 2C 40 isoform X1 yields MVSSLKSTTISISDLMMTEGSDDAPVYSRELSVSFGYQCNVTGPSISSIEPEGFDFLNSTMIQDSCMKMSSSFSCLSGAALSANATLANTNLCNGLIGEEILPNLDSPKSFRRMASSPSLSRLDFTSSSSYSSFTSLGGSTPKDKDFAETLWKSMSAPTGTESSTFLNTMEVQMAGGAAGEDRVQAVCSEENGWLFCGIYDGFNGRDAADFLAGTLYENICFYLHMLEWNKKKQPGSFKSPLEGENITLNIALPDDPGHSNSEMEQAKLPNYVDEEFTHENYSSDIISCLNRALAQAEGDFMYMVEQEMEDRPDLVSVGSCVLAILLYGDHIYVQNLGDSRAILATSTIQEEGVLKAIQLTETHTVDNESECNKVLADHPDDPSPIIYGRVKGKLKLTRAFGVGYLKKSKMNDALMGILQVRNLCSPPYVYNHPFTMSHRVSDKDQFVVLGSDGLFDFFSNDEVVKLVHLFIQNNPSGDPAKHLVEQLVERAADNAGFSTEDLMNIPAGRRRKYHDDVTVIVVILGNKQRTSAASAYL; encoded by the exons ATGGTCTCATCTCTTAAAAGCACAACCATTTCTATTTCGG ATTTAATGATGACGGAAGGATCGGATGATGCACCTGTATATTCAAGGGAACTAAGTGTTAGTTTTGGTTATCAGTGCAATGTCACTGGCCCTAGTATTTCTTCCATTGAGCCAGAGGGATTCGACTTTTTGAACAGCACCATGATCCAAGATTCTTGTATGAAGATGAGTAGCTCCTTTTCGTGTTTGTCTGGTGCTGCTCTTAGTGCCAATGCTACTTTGGCAAACACAAATCTGTGTAATGGTCTCATTGGAGAGGAGATCTTGCCTAACCTTGATTCTCCAAAATCATTTAGAAGGATGGCATCTTCTCCTTCTCTATCACGCTTAGATTTCACATCATCATCCTCATATAGCAGCTTCACCTCCTTGGGTGGTAGCACACCGAAGGATAAGGACTTTGCTGAGACCTTGTGGAAATCTATGAGTGCTCCTACCGGAACAGAATCCTCGACCTTTCTCAATACAATGGAAGTGCAAATGGCTGGAGGGGCTGCAGGTGAGGATAGAGTCCAAGCTGTGTGTTCTGAAGAAAATGGATGGCTCTTCTGTGGAATCTATGATGGATTTAATGGGCGTGATGCGGCTGATTTCTTAGCTGGTACTCTCTATGAAAACATCTGTTTTTACCTGCATATGCTGGAGTGGAACAAAAAGAAGCAGCCTGGTTCGTTTAAAAGTCCCTTAGAAGGTGAAAATATCACATTGAATATTGCCCTCCCCGATGATCCTGGCCATTCAAATTCTGAAATGGAACAAGCAAAACTACCCAATTATGTTGATGAAGAATTCACGCATGAGAATTACAGCTCTGACATAATAAGCTGCCTTAATCGTGCCCTAGCCCAAGCAGAAGGCGATTTTATGTACATGGTTGAGCAGGAAATGGAAGATCGCCCTGATTTGGTGTCTGTTGGATCTTGTGTCTTGGCAATTCTTCTTTATGGAGATCATATCTATGTCCAAAATTTAGGGGATAGTAGGGCAATATTAGCAACAAGCACCATTCAAGAGGAAGGGGTGCTGAAAGCCATCCAGTTAACAGAAACTCATACTGTTGATAACGAGTCAGAGTGCAATAAAGTTTTGGCCGATCACCCTGATGATCCATCTCCTATCATCTATGGGAGAGTAAAAGGGAAACTGAAGTTAACTCGAGCATTTGGAGTTGGTTATCTTAAAAAG AGTAAAATGAATGATGCGTTGATGGGCATTCTACAAGTTCGAAATTTGTGCAGTCCTCCCTATGTTTATAATCATCCCTTCACTATGAGTCATAGAGTTTCAGACAAGGATCAATTTGTTGTTTTGGGAAGTGATGGATTGTTTGATTTCTTTAGCAATGATGAAGTTGTGAAGCTTGTGCATCTCTTTATCCAGAACAATCCTTCTGGTGATCCTGCAAAGCACCTGGTTGAACAGCTTGTTGAGAGAGCAGCTGATAATGCTG GTTTTAGCACTGAAGATCTCATGAATATTCCAGCTGGGAGAAGAAGGAAATATCATGACGATGTTACCGTGATCGTAGTTATACTCGGTAATAAACAACGAACTTCTGCTGCTTCTGCATATCTATAG
- the LOC118054390 gene encoding probable protein phosphatase 2C 40 isoform X2 — MMTEGSDDAPVYSRELSVSFGYQCNVTGPSISSIEPEGFDFLNSTMIQDSCMKMSSSFSCLSGAALSANATLANTNLCNGLIGEEILPNLDSPKSFRRMASSPSLSRLDFTSSSSYSSFTSLGGSTPKDKDFAETLWKSMSAPTGTESSTFLNTMEVQMAGGAAGEDRVQAVCSEENGWLFCGIYDGFNGRDAADFLAGTLYENICFYLHMLEWNKKKQPGSFKSPLEGENITLNIALPDDPGHSNSEMEQAKLPNYVDEEFTHENYSSDIISCLNRALAQAEGDFMYMVEQEMEDRPDLVSVGSCVLAILLYGDHIYVQNLGDSRAILATSTIQEEGVLKAIQLTETHTVDNESECNKVLADHPDDPSPIIYGRVKGKLKLTRAFGVGYLKKSKMNDALMGILQVRNLCSPPYVYNHPFTMSHRVSDKDQFVVLGSDGLFDFFSNDEVVKLVHLFIQNNPSGDPAKHLVEQLVERAADNAGFSTEDLMNIPAGRRRKYHDDVTVIVVILGNKQRTSAASAYL, encoded by the exons ATGATGACGGAAGGATCGGATGATGCACCTGTATATTCAAGGGAACTAAGTGTTAGTTTTGGTTATCAGTGCAATGTCACTGGCCCTAGTATTTCTTCCATTGAGCCAGAGGGATTCGACTTTTTGAACAGCACCATGATCCAAGATTCTTGTATGAAGATGAGTAGCTCCTTTTCGTGTTTGTCTGGTGCTGCTCTTAGTGCCAATGCTACTTTGGCAAACACAAATCTGTGTAATGGTCTCATTGGAGAGGAGATCTTGCCTAACCTTGATTCTCCAAAATCATTTAGAAGGATGGCATCTTCTCCTTCTCTATCACGCTTAGATTTCACATCATCATCCTCATATAGCAGCTTCACCTCCTTGGGTGGTAGCACACCGAAGGATAAGGACTTTGCTGAGACCTTGTGGAAATCTATGAGTGCTCCTACCGGAACAGAATCCTCGACCTTTCTCAATACAATGGAAGTGCAAATGGCTGGAGGGGCTGCAGGTGAGGATAGAGTCCAAGCTGTGTGTTCTGAAGAAAATGGATGGCTCTTCTGTGGAATCTATGATGGATTTAATGGGCGTGATGCGGCTGATTTCTTAGCTGGTACTCTCTATGAAAACATCTGTTTTTACCTGCATATGCTGGAGTGGAACAAAAAGAAGCAGCCTGGTTCGTTTAAAAGTCCCTTAGAAGGTGAAAATATCACATTGAATATTGCCCTCCCCGATGATCCTGGCCATTCAAATTCTGAAATGGAACAAGCAAAACTACCCAATTATGTTGATGAAGAATTCACGCATGAGAATTACAGCTCTGACATAATAAGCTGCCTTAATCGTGCCCTAGCCCAAGCAGAAGGCGATTTTATGTACATGGTTGAGCAGGAAATGGAAGATCGCCCTGATTTGGTGTCTGTTGGATCTTGTGTCTTGGCAATTCTTCTTTATGGAGATCATATCTATGTCCAAAATTTAGGGGATAGTAGGGCAATATTAGCAACAAGCACCATTCAAGAGGAAGGGGTGCTGAAAGCCATCCAGTTAACAGAAACTCATACTGTTGATAACGAGTCAGAGTGCAATAAAGTTTTGGCCGATCACCCTGATGATCCATCTCCTATCATCTATGGGAGAGTAAAAGGGAAACTGAAGTTAACTCGAGCATTTGGAGTTGGTTATCTTAAAAAG AGTAAAATGAATGATGCGTTGATGGGCATTCTACAAGTTCGAAATTTGTGCAGTCCTCCCTATGTTTATAATCATCCCTTCACTATGAGTCATAGAGTTTCAGACAAGGATCAATTTGTTGTTTTGGGAAGTGATGGATTGTTTGATTTCTTTAGCAATGATGAAGTTGTGAAGCTTGTGCATCTCTTTATCCAGAACAATCCTTCTGGTGATCCTGCAAAGCACCTGGTTGAACAGCTTGTTGAGAGAGCAGCTGATAATGCTG GTTTTAGCACTGAAGATCTCATGAATATTCCAGCTGGGAGAAGAAGGAAATATCATGACGATGTTACCGTGATCGTAGTTATACTCGGTAATAAACAACGAACTTCTGCTGCTTCTGCATATCTATAG
- the LOC118054391 gene encoding xyloglucan endotransglucosylase protein 34 isoform X2 — protein MAAAHLWTLFLGMLVMVSGTTGAALRKPVDVAFGRNYVPTWAFDHIKYFNGGNEIQLHLDKYTGTGFQSKGSYLFGHFSMQMKLVPGDSAGTVTAFYLSSQNSEHDEIDFEFLGNRTGQPYILQTNVFTGGKGDREQRIYLWFDPTKEFHYYSVLWNMYMIVFLVDDVPIRVFKNCKDLGVKFPFNQPMKIYSSLWNADDWATRGGLEKTDWSKAPFIASYRSFHIDGCEASVEAKFCATQGARWWDQKEFQDLDAFQYRRLSWVRQKYTIYNYCTDRSRYPSMPPECKRDRDI, from the exons ATGGCTGCTGCTCATCTGTGGACTTTGTTTCTTGGCATGCTGGTTATGGTATCTGGAACAACGGGAGCTGCCCTGAGGAAGCCAGTGGATGTGGCGTTCGGTAGGAACTATGTTCCGACATGGGCTTTTGACCACATTAAGTACTTCAATGGAGGCAATGAGATTCAGCTACACTTGGATAAATACACAG GTACTGGTTTCCAATCAAAAGGTTCATACTTATTTGGCCATTTCAGTATGCAAATGAAGTTGGTTCCTGGTGACTCAGCTGGAACAGTTACTGCTTTCTAT CTATCCTCACAAAACTCGGAGCATGACGAGATAGACTTTGAGTTCTTAGGAAACAGGACTGGCCAGCCCTACATTTTGCAGACTAATGTTTTCACAGGAGGCAAGGGGGATAGAGAACAGAGGATTTACCTCTGGTTTGACCCAACCAAGGAATTCCACTACTATTCTGTCCTCTGGAACATGTACATGATAGT GTTCCTCGTGGATGATGTGCCAATCAGAGTGTTCAAGAACTGCAAAGATTTGGGAGTGAAGTTTCCATTCAACCAGCCAATGAAGATATACTCAAGCCTATGGAATGCCGATGATTGGGCTACCAGGGGTGGACTCGAGAAGACAGACTGGTCCAAGGCACCCTTCATTGCCTCCTACAGGAGCTTCCACATAGATGGGTGCGAGGCCTCCGTGGAAGCCAAGTTCTGCGCCACACAGGGTGCTAGATGGTGGGACCAGAAGGAGTTCCAAGATCTGGATGCCTTCCAGTACAGGAGGCTCAGCTGGGTCCGCCAGAAATATACCATCTACAACTACTGCACTGATAGATCAAGATACCCTTCAATGCCCCCGGAATGCAAGAGAGACAGAGACATATAA
- the LOC118054391 gene encoding xyloglucan endotransglucosylase protein 34 isoform X1 produces MCRNMAAAHLWTLFLGMLVMVSGTTGAALRKPVDVAFGRNYVPTWAFDHIKYFNGGNEIQLHLDKYTGTGFQSKGSYLFGHFSMQMKLVPGDSAGTVTAFYLSSQNSEHDEIDFEFLGNRTGQPYILQTNVFTGGKGDREQRIYLWFDPTKEFHYYSVLWNMYMIVFLVDDVPIRVFKNCKDLGVKFPFNQPMKIYSSLWNADDWATRGGLEKTDWSKAPFIASYRSFHIDGCEASVEAKFCATQGARWWDQKEFQDLDAFQYRRLSWVRQKYTIYNYCTDRSRYPSMPPECKRDRDI; encoded by the exons atgtgCAGAAACATGGCTGCTGCTCATCTGTGGACTTTGTTTCTTGGCATGCTGGTTATGGTATCTGGAACAACGGGAGCTGCCCTGAGGAAGCCAGTGGATGTGGCGTTCGGTAGGAACTATGTTCCGACATGGGCTTTTGACCACATTAAGTACTTCAATGGAGGCAATGAGATTCAGCTACACTTGGATAAATACACAG GTACTGGTTTCCAATCAAAAGGTTCATACTTATTTGGCCATTTCAGTATGCAAATGAAGTTGGTTCCTGGTGACTCAGCTGGAACAGTTACTGCTTTCTAT CTATCCTCACAAAACTCGGAGCATGACGAGATAGACTTTGAGTTCTTAGGAAACAGGACTGGCCAGCCCTACATTTTGCAGACTAATGTTTTCACAGGAGGCAAGGGGGATAGAGAACAGAGGATTTACCTCTGGTTTGACCCAACCAAGGAATTCCACTACTATTCTGTCCTCTGGAACATGTACATGATAGT GTTCCTCGTGGATGATGTGCCAATCAGAGTGTTCAAGAACTGCAAAGATTTGGGAGTGAAGTTTCCATTCAACCAGCCAATGAAGATATACTCAAGCCTATGGAATGCCGATGATTGGGCTACCAGGGGTGGACTCGAGAAGACAGACTGGTCCAAGGCACCCTTCATTGCCTCCTACAGGAGCTTCCACATAGATGGGTGCGAGGCCTCCGTGGAAGCCAAGTTCTGCGCCACACAGGGTGCTAGATGGTGGGACCAGAAGGAGTTCCAAGATCTGGATGCCTTCCAGTACAGGAGGCTCAGCTGGGTCCGCCAGAAATATACCATCTACAACTACTGCACTGATAGATCAAGATACCCTTCAATGCCCCCGGAATGCAAGAGAGACAGAGACATATAA
- the LOC118054392 gene encoding respiratory burst oxidase homolog protein C produces the protein MIRGEDSRDAYSENSSDTESIASDRTAFSGPLGSGGGGALNKKRSSRKSARFNIPPETIINSGSSDDPSSYVEITLDIREDSVAVHSVQGANEDPELTLLAKTALEGNNSSSLRSSLFRNTSSRIRQVSQELKRFASLSRRTSTRRFDRNKSAAAHALKGLKFITTKTGNGWPAVEKRFQELTASTSGLLPCSLFGECIGMNKDSKEFAGELFRALARRHNINSDLINKAQLRQFWDQISDESFDSRLQIFFDMVDKDADGRIAEEEVLEIITLSASANKLSNIQKQAKEYAALIMEELDPDNAGYIMIYNLETLLLQAPNQTVRGGDSKVLSQLLSQKLKPTQENNPLKRWYQKMMYFLMDNWQRVWIMMLWMGIVAGLFTYKFIQYRHKAAYDVMGYCVSVAKGGAETLKFNMALILLPVCRNTITWLRNKTKLGVAVPFDDNLNFHKVIAVGIAIGVGLHAGAHLTCDFPRLIHATEEEYEPMKPYFGDDQPENYWWFLKGVEGVTGVVMVVLMAIAFTLATPWFRRNRINLPKPLKKLTGFNAFWYSHHLFVIVYTLLVVHGIYLYLTKTWYQKTTWMYLAVPVILYACERLIRAFRSSIRAVKILKVAVYPGNVLSLHMSKPQGFKYKSGQYMFVNCAAVSPFEWHPFSITSAPGDDYLSVHIRTLGDWTRQLKTVFSEVCQPPTAGKSGLLRADMQGGNNPSIPKILVDGPFGAPAQDYKKYDVVLLVGLGIGATPMISIVKDIINNMKIKDKDDGNNGALDALESGRAPPNKNNKISGKSFKTRKAYFYWVTREQGSFEWFKGIMNEVAEMDDKQVIELHNYCTSVYEEGDARSALIAMLQSLHHAKSGVDVVSGTRVKSHFAKPNWRQVYKKIALQHPDSRVGVFYCGAPALTKELRQLALAFSRKTSTKFDFHKENF, from the exons ATGATCAGAGGCGAGGACTCGAGGGATGCTTATTCTGAGAACAGCTCGGACACAGAAAGCATAGCAAGCGACAGAACAGCCTTTAGTGGGCCATTAGGATCCGGAGGAGGAGGGGCTCTCAATAAAAAACGTTCTTCAAGGAAGAGCGCGAGGTTCAATATTCCTCCTGAAACCATTATAAATTCCGGTAGTTCTGATGATCCATCTTCCTATGTAGAGATTACTTTGGATATTCGCGAAGATTCTGTGGCAGTTCACAGCGTTCAGGGAGCTAATGAGGATCCCGAATTGACTCTGCTGGCGAAGACTGCGCTGGAGGGTAACAATTCCTCTTCGCTGCGGTCTTCACTGTTTAGGAACACATCATCCAGAATCAGACAGGTCTCTCAGGAGCTAAAACGTTTTGCTTCTTTATCAAGAAGGACATCTACTAGACGGTTTGATAGGAATAAGTCAGCTGCTGCTCATGCCTTGAAGGGACTTAAGTTCATTACCACCAAAACTGGAAATGGATGGCCTGCTGTTGAGAAGCGATTTCAAGAACTTACTGCTTCTACCAGTGGCCTCCTTCCCTGTTCCTTGTTTGGAGAATGCATAG GTATGAACAAGGACTCTAAGGAATTTGCCGGAGAATTATTTCGTGCACTTGCTCGGAGACATAACATAAATAGTGATTTAATTAACAAGGCACAGCTTAGACAATTCTGGGATCAAATTTCCGATGAAAGCTTTGACTCCAGGCTCCAGATCTTCTTTGACAT GGTTGATAAAGATGCTGATGGAAGAATAGCAGAAGAGGAAGTTTTGGAA ATTATCACTCTCAGTGCTTCTGCAAACAAGCTTTCCAACATCCAGAAACAAGCCAAGGAGTATGCAGCACTAATCATGGAAGAATTAGACCCAGATAATGCTGGATATATCATG ATTTATAACTTGGAAACACTATTATTGCAAGCTCCAAACCAAACCGTCAGAGGTGGAGATAGCAAAGTTCTGAGTCAATTATTGAGCCAAAAGCTGAAGCCCACACAAGAAAACAATCCATTAAAGAGATGGTACCAAAAGATGATGTACTTTTTGATGGATAATTGGCAGAGAGTTTGGATAATGATGTTGTGGATGGGAATCGTCGCTGGTTTATTTACTTACAAGTTCATACAATACCGGCACAAGGCCGCATATGATGTGATGGGCTATTGCGTTAGTGTTGCCAAAGGAGGGGCAGAGACCCTTAAATTCAATATGGCCTTGATTTTACTACCGGTCTGCCGGAATACCATTACTTGGCTCAGAAACAAGACCAAATTGGGTGTTGCTGTGCCTTTTGATGACAATCTGAATTTCCACAAG GTTATTGCAGTAGGAATTGCCATTGGAGTTGGATTACATGCAGGGGCTCATCTAACGTGTGATTTTCCACGACTTATTCATGCCACTGAAGAAGAATACGAGCCTATGAAACCTTACTTCGGAGATGATCAGCCTGAAAACTACTGGTGGTTTTTGAAAGGTGTGGAGGGGGTCACAGGCGTTGTAATGGTAGTGCTAATGGCCATAGCATTCACATTAGCCACGCCTTGGTTTCGGCGTAACAGAATCAACCTACCTAAACCTCTCAAGAAACTCACTGGCTTCAATGCCTTCTGGTATTCCCACCATCTGTTCGTTATCGTCTACACTCTCCTTGTTGTCCATGGAATATACCTCTACCTCACAAAGACATGGTATCAGAAAACG ACATGGATGTATCTAGCAGTGCCGGTTATTCTTTATGCATGTGAAAGGTTGATCAGGGCTTTTAGATCAAGCATCAGAGCCGTTAAGATCCTCAAG GTTGCCGTCTATCCGGGAAACGTCCTGTCATTGCACATGTCAAAGCCCCAAGGATTCAAATACAAGAGTGGGCAGTACATGTTTGTCAACTGCGCTGCAGTTTCTCCATTTGAATG GCACCCATTTTCTATCACTTCAGCACCAGGAGATGACTACCTTAGCGTGCACATTCGAACACTCGGTGATTGGACGAGGCAACTCAAAACTGTTTTCTCCGAG GTTTGTCAGCCTCCAACTGCTGGGAAGAGTGGATTACTCAGAGCTGATATGCAAGGAGGAAACAATCCTAG CATTCCCAAGATATTAGTTGATGGTCCTTTTGGAGCTCCGGCACAAGACTACAAGAAATATGATGTGGTGCTCCTAGTAGGGCTTGGCATCGGAGCCACACCTATGATCAGCATCGTCAAGGACATTATCAACAACATGAAAATCAAGGATAAGGATGACGGGAATAATGGAGCCTTGGACGCGCTGGAAAGTGGCAGAGCTCCGCCTAATAAGAACAACAAGATTAGTGGCAAGagtttcaaaacaagaaaagcaTACTTCTATTGGGTCACAAGGGAACAGGGTTCGTTTGAGTGGTTCAAAGGGATAATGAACGAGGTGGCAGAGATGGATGACAAGCAGGTGATAGAATTGCACAACTACTGCACAAGTGTTTATGAAGAAGGCGACGCGAGGTCAGCTCTCATTGCCATGCTCCAGTCGCTACACCATGCCAAGAGTGGCGTGGATGTGGTTTCAGGCACACGGGTCAAATCTCACTTTGCCAAACCCAACTGGCGACAAGTGTACAAGAAGATCGCCCTTCAGCATCCAGATTCTCGAGTCG GAGTTTTCTACTGTGGTGCACCAGCACTCACGAAGGAGCTAAGGCAATTGGCTCTAGCCTTCTCTCGCAAGACCTCTACAAAGTTCGATTTCCATAAAGAGAACTTTTAA
- the LOC118054393 gene encoding uncharacterized protein, protein MGKGWKVAAVIGLTAITAREMNKQFGWDKDAALQLFVEWSNRLGVWAMPVYVGIHTITLAFCLPYAVFFEAGASLLFGFLPAVLCVFSAKLLGASLSFWIGRLVFRSSKFSNGVGAE, encoded by the exons ATGGGGAAAGGGTGGAAAGTAGCTGCTGTTATTGGGCTGACAGCGATAACAGCAAGAGAAATGAACAAACAATTCGGATGGGACAAAGACGCAGCTCTTCAGCTATTTGTTGAATGGTCAAATCGATTAGGGGTATGGGCGATGCCTGTTTACGTTGGGATTCACACAATCACTCTCGCTTTCTGCTTGCCTTACGCTGTTTTCTTCGAGGCTGGTGCTTCTTTGTTGTTTGGGTTCTTGCCTGCTGTTTTATGTGTCTTCTCTGCCAAGCTCTTAGGTGCCTCTCTTTCCTTCTGGATCGGCAG GTTAGTTTTCAGGAGTTCCAAGTTCAGCAATGGAGTGGGTGCAGAGTAA